A region from the Lutra lutra chromosome 1, mLutLut1.2, whole genome shotgun sequence genome encodes:
- the DOCK6 gene encoding dedicator of cytokinesis protein 6 isoform X8 produces the protein MAAAERRAFAHKINRTVAAEVRKQVSRERSGSPHSSRRSSSSLGVPLTEVIEPLDFEDVLLSRPPDAEPGPLRDLAEFPADDLELLLQPRECRTTEPGIPEDGKLDAQVRAAVEMYTEDWLIAHRRYQHLSAAYSPITTETQRERQKGLTRQVFEQDTSGDERSGPEDSDDPRHSSGSPEDTPRSSGASSIFDLRNLAADSLLPSLLERTAPEDVDRRNEAARRQHRPRALLALYPAPDEDEAVERCSRPEPPREHFGQRILVKCLSLKFEIEIEPIFGILALYDVREKKKISENFYFDLNSDSMKGLLRAHGTHPAISTLARSAIFSVTYPSPDIFLVIKLEKVLQQGDISECCEPYMVMKEVDTAKNKEKLEKLRLAAEQFCTRLGRYRMPFAWTAVHLANIVSSAGPPDRDSDSEGERRPAWTDRRRRGPQDRTSSGDDTCSFSGFRPATLTVTNFFKQEAERLSDEDLFKFLADMRRPSSLLRRLRPVTAQLKIDISPAPENPHFCLSPELLHVKPYPDPRGRPTKEILEFPAREVYAPHTSYRNLLYVYPHCLNFSSRQGSVRNLTVRVQYMAGEDPSQALPVIFGKSSCSEFAREAFTPVVYHNKSPEFYEEFKLRLPACVTENHHLLFTFYHVSCQPRPGTALETPVGFTWIPLLQHGRLRTGPFCLPVSVDQPPPSYSVLTPDVALPGMRWVDGHKGVFSVELTAVSSVHPQDPHLDKFFTLVHVLEEGAFPFRLKDTVLSENTVEQELRASLAALRLASPEPLVAFSHHVLDKLVRLVVRPPIIGGQIVNLGRGAFEAMAHVVSLVHRSLEAAQDARGHCPLLAAYVHYAFRLPGTEPSLPSGAPPVAVQPATLARGPGRPASLYLARSKSISSSNPDLAVAPGSVDDEVSRILASKLLHEELALQWVVSGSAVREAVLQHAWFFFQLMVKSMALHLLLGQRLDTPRKLRFPGRFLDDITALVGSVGLEVITRVYKDAELAERLNASLAFFLSDLLSLVDRGFIFSLVRAHYKQVSARLQSAPNPALLLTLRMDFTRILCSHEHYVTLNLPCCPLSPPASPSPSVSSTTSQSSTFSSQAPDPKVTSMFELSGPFRQQHFLAGLLLTELALALEPEAEGASLLHKKAISAVHSLLCGHDADPRYAEASVKARVAELYLPLLSLARDTLPRLHDFAEGPGQRSRLASMLDSDTEGEGDIGGTINPSVAMAIAGGPLAPGSRASISQGPVAASRSGCPLSAESSRTLLVCVLWVLKNAEPALLQRWAADLALPQLGRLLDLLYLCLAAFEYKGKKAFERINSLTFKKSLDMKARLEEAILGTIGARQEMVRRSRERSPFGNQENVRWRKSVTHWRQTSDRVDKTKDEMEHEALVDGNLATETSLVVLDTLEIIVQTVMLSEARESILGAVLKVVLYSLGSAQSALFLQHGLATQRALVSKFPELLFEEDTELCADLCLRLLRHCGSRISTIRTHASASLYLLMRQNFEIGNNFARVKMQVTMSLSSLVGTTQSFSEEHLRRSLKTILTYAEEDVGLRDSTFAEQVQDLMFNLHMILTDTVKMKEHQEDPEMLIDLMYRIARGYQGSPDLRLTWLQNMAGKHAELGNHAEAAQCMVHAAALVAEYLALLEDSRYLPVGCVSFQNISSNVLEESAISDDILSPDEEGFCSGKHFTELGLVGLLEQAAAYFTMGGLYEAVNEVYKTLIPILEAHRDYKKLAAVHGKLQEAFTKIMHQSSGWERVFGTYFRVGFYGARFGDLDEQEFVYKEPSITKLAEISHRLEEFYTERFGEDVVEIVKDSNPVDKTKLDPQKAYIQITYVEPHFDTYELKDRVTYFDRNYGLRTFLFCTPFTPDGRAHGELPEQHKRKTLLSTDHAFPYIKTRIRVCHREETVLTPVEVAIEDMQKKTRELAFATEQDPPDAKMLQMVLQGSVGPTVNQGPLEVAQVFLAEIPEDPKLFRHHNKLRLCFKDFCKKCEDALRKNKALIGPDQKEYHRELERNYSRLREALQPLLTQRLPQLLAPTTAGLRNSLNRASFRKTDL, from the exons GACGGTGGCTGCGGAGGTGCGGAAACAGGTGTCGCGGGAGCGCAGCGGCTCTCCCCACTCCAGCCGGCGCAGTAGCAGCTCCCTGGGG GTCCCACTGACTGAAGTCATTGAGCCCCTGGACTTCGAGGATGTGCTCCTGAGCCGGCCACCAGATGCGGAGCCCGGGCCCCTCCGGGACCTGGCTGAGTTTCCAGCTGACGACCTAGAGCTCCTGCTACAGCCCCGGGAATGCCGGACCACGGAGCCTGGGATCCCCGAGGATGG AAAGCTGGATGCCCAGGTGAGGGCCGCGGTGGAGATGTACACGGAGGATTGGCTCATCGCCCACAGGAG GTACCAGCATCTGAGTGCTGCATACAGCCCCATCACCACCGAGACCCAGCGAGAGCGGCAGAAGGGCCTCACCCGCCAGGTCTTTGAACAGGACACTTCGGGGGATGAGAGGTCCGGCCCAGAGGACTCG GATGACCCCCGGCACTCCTCGGGCTCCCCAGAGGACACCCCGCGAAGCAGCGGTGCCTCCAGCATCTTTGACCTGAGGAACTTGGCAGCTGACTCACTGCTACCCTCACTGCTAGAGCGCACGGCCCCTGAGGATGTGGACCGGCGGAATGAGGCTGCGCGGCGGCAGCACCGGCCCCGCGCCCTGCTGGCCCTCTACCCGGCACCTGATGAG GACGAGGCCGTGGAACGCTGCAGCCGCCCGGAGCCGCCCCGTGAACACTTTGGACAGAGGATCCTGGTCAAGTGTCTGTCGCTGAA GTTTGAGATCGAAATTGAGCCCATCTTTGGCATCTTGGCCCTGTACGATGTGCGGGAGAAAAAGAAG ATCTCAGAAAACTTCTACTTTGACCTGAACTCTGACTCCATGAAGGGGCTGCTGCGGGCCCATGGCACCCACCCTGCCATCTCCACCCTGGCCCGCTCTGCCATCTTCTCCGTGACCTACCCTTCACCTGACATCTTCCTGGTCATCAAG CTGGAGAAAGTATTGCAGCAGGGGGACATCAGCGAGTGCTGCGAGCCCTACATGGTGATGAAGGAGGTGGACACGGCCAAG AACAAAGAGAAGCTGGAGAAGCTGCGCCTGGCGGCCGAGCAGTTCTGCACCCGCCTGGGCCGCTACCGCATGCCCTTCGCCTGGACCGCGGTACACCTGGCCAACATCGTGAGCAGTGCGGGGCCGCCGGACCGCGACTCCGACTCCGAGGGCG AGCGCAGACCTGCCTGGACTGACCGCCGCCGGCGTGGACCCCAAGATCGGACAAGTAGTGGGGATGACACCTGCAGCTTCTCCGGATTCCGCCCAGCCACGCTGACTGTCACCAACTTCTTTAAGCAG GAGGCCGAGCGGCTCAGTGATGAGGACCTGTTCAAGTTCCTGGCTGACATGCGGCGCCCGTCTTCTCTCCTGCGGCGCCTGCGGCCCGTGACTG cccagctCAAGATCGACATTTCCCCGGCCCCTGAGAATCCACACTTCTGCCTCTCCCCGGAGCTGCTTCATGTCAAGCCCTACCCAGACCCCAGAGGCCGGCCCACCAAGGAGATCCTGGAGTTCCCTGCCCGTGAGGTCTATGCCCCCCACACGAGCTACAG GAACCTCCTGTACGTGTACCCGCATTGCCTGAACTTCAGCAGCCGTCAGGGCTCCGTGCGCAACCTCACTGTGCGCGTGCAGTACATGGCGGGCGAGGACCCCAGCCAGGCCCTGCCG GTCATCTTTGGCAAGTCCAGCTGTAGTGAGTTCGCCCGCGAGGCCTTCACCCCGGTGGTCTACCACAACAA GTCCCCAGAGTTCTACGAGGAGTTCAAGCTTCGTCTTCCAGCCTGTGTGACCGAGAACCACCACCTGCTGTTCACCTTCTACCATGTCAGCTGCCAGCCCAGGCCGGGCACAGCCCTGGAGACTCCCGTGGGCTTCACT TGGATCCCACTGCTGCAGCACGGCCGCCTGAGGACCGgccccttctgcctccctgtgTCCGTGGACCAGCCCCCACCCAGCTACTCCGTGCTCACACCAGAC GTGGCGCTGCCAGGCATGCGCTGGGTGGACGGCCACAAGGGCGTGTTCAGCGTGGAGCTCACTGCCGTGTCCTCTGTGCACCCACAg GACCCTCACCTGGACAAATTCTTCACTCTGGTGCACGTCCTGGAGGAGGGGGCCTTCCCATTCCGCCTCAAGGACACTGTGCTGAGTGAGAACACCGTGGAGCAGGAGCTGCGGGCCAGCCTAGCAGCCCTGCGCCTCGCCAGCCCTGAGCCCCTTGTTGCCTTCTCCCACCACGTGCTGGACAAGCTTGTCCGTCTAGTCGTGCGGCCTCCAATCATTGGTGGCCAGATCG TGAACTTAGGTCGTGGGGCCTTTGAAGCAATGGCCCATGTGGTCAGCCTTGTCCACCGGAGTCTAGAGGCTGCCCAGGATGCCCGCGGTCACTGCCCGCTGCTGGCTGCCTATGTCCACTATGCCTTCCGACTGCCTGGCACCGAGCCCAGCCTCCCAAGTG GGGCCCCTCCAGTGGCCGTGCAGCCTGCCACGCTGGCCCGTGGCCCTGGCCGCCCCGCCAGCCTCTACCTGGCCCGCTCTAAGAGCATCAGCAGCAGCAACCCTGACCTGGCCGTGGCCCCGGGCTCTGTGGATGACGAGGTCTCCCGCATCCTGGCCAGCAAG ctgctgCACGAGGAGCTGGCCCTGCAGTGGGTGGTCAGCGGCAGTGCCGTGCGAGAGGCCGTCCTGCAGCATGCCTGGTTCTTCTTCCAGCTGATG GTGAAAAGCATGGCGCTGCACCTGCTTCTGGGCCAGCGGCTGGACACGCCCCGCAAGCTTCGCTTCCCTGGGCGTTTCCTAGACGACATCACGGCCCTCGTGGGCTCTGTGGGCCTGGAAGTCATCACCCGGGTGTACAAG GACGCAGAGCTGGCCGAGCGCCTGAACGCCAGCCTGGCCTTCTTCCTCAGCGATCTGCTGTCCCTGGTGGACCGCGGCTTCATCTTCAGCCTGGTCCGGGCCCACTACAAGCAG gtgTCCGCACGGCTGCAGTCAGCCCCCAACCCTGCGTTGTTGCTGACGCTACGCATGGACTTCACCCGCATCCTGTGCAGCCACGAGCACTACGTGACCCTCAAcctcccctgctgccccctgTCGCCCCCGGCGTCGCCCTCGCCCTCTGTATCCTCCACCACCTCCCAG AGCTCCACCTTCTCCAGCCAGGCCCCGGACCCCAAGGTAACCAGCATGTTCGAGCTGAGTGGGCCGTTCCGACAGCAGCACTTCCTGGCTGGGCTCCTGCTGACAGAATTGGCGCTGGCCCTGGAGCCCGAGGCCGAGGG gGCATCCCTGCTGCACAAGAAGGCCATCAGCGCGGTGCACAGCCTGCTCTGTGGCCATGACGCCGACCCCCGCTATGCTGAGGCTTCTGTGAAGGCCCGTGTGGCCGAGCTGTACCTGCCACTGCTGTCACTCGCACGGGATACGCTGCCACGCCTGCACGATTTTGCTG agGGCCCAGGTCAACGGTCAAGACTGGCCTCCATGCTCGACTCAGacacagaaggggaaggagacatCGGAGGCACCATCAACCCCTCAGTGGCCATGGCCATCGCTGGTGGGCCCCTAGCCCCCGGCTCCCGGGCCAGCATCTCCCAGGGTCCAGTGGCA GCTTCTCGCTCAGGCTGTCCCCTCTCTGCCGAGTCCAGCCGGACCTTACTGGTGTGTGTGCTCTGGGTACTGAAGAACGCCGAGCCAGCCCTCCTGCAGCGCTGGGCCGCTGACCTTGCCCTCCCTCAGCTAGGTCGCCTCTTGGACTTGCTTTACCTTTGCCTGGCTGCCTTTGAATACAAG GGGAAAAAGGCCTTTGAGCGCATCAACAGCCTCACCTTTAAGAAGTCACTGGACATGAAGGCTCGTCTGGAGGAAGCCATCCTGGGCACCATTGGGGCACGACAGGAGATGGTCCGGCGGAGTCGTG AGAGGAGCCCGTTTGGAAATCAGGAGAACGTACGCTGGCGGAAGAGCGTCACGCACTGGAGACAGACCTCGGACCGTGTGGACAA GACCAAGGATGAGATGGAACATGAGGCCTTGGTGGATGGGAACCTGGCAACTGAGACCAGCCTGGTGGTTTTAGATACACTGGAGATCATCGTGCAG ACAGTGATGCTGTCGGAGGCCCGGGAGAGCATCTTGGGGGCCGTCCTGAAGGTTGTGCTGTATAGTCTGGGCAGTGCCCAGAGCGCCCTCTTCCTGCAGCACGGCTTGGCCACACAGCGAGCCCTGGTGTCCAAG TTCCCAGAGCTGCTGTTCGAGGAGGACACTGAGCTGTGCGCTGACCTCTGCCTGAGGCTCCTGCGACACTGTGGCAGCCGCATCAGCACCATCCGCACGCACGCCAGCGCCTCGCTCTACCTCCTCATGCGCCAGAATTTCGAGATCGGCAAC AACTTTGCCCGTGTGAAGATGCAAGTGACCATGTCGCTGTCGTCCCTAGTGGGGACGACGCAGAGCTTCAGCGAAGAGCACCTGAGACGGTCACTCAAGACCATCCTCACCTATGCCGAGGAGGATGTGGGGCTGCGGGACAGCACCTTCGCCGAGCAG GTCCAGGACCTGATGTTCAACTTGCACATGATCCTGACGGACACAGTAAAGATGAAGGAGCATCAGGAGGACCCGGAGATGCTCATTGATCTCATGTACAG GATTGCCCGCGGCTACCAGGGCTCCCCCGACCTGCGGCTGACATGGTTGCAGAACATGGCGGGGAAGCACGCAGAGCTGGGCAACCACGCGGAGGCCGCCCAGTGCATGGTGCACGCCGCCGCTCTGGTGGCCGAGTACCTCGCCCTGCTGGAGGACAGCCGCTACCTGCCTGTGGGCTGCGTTTCCTTCCAG AATATCTCATCCAACGTGCTGGAGGAGTCTGCCATCTCCGACGACATCCTGTCGCCCGACGAGGAGGGCTTCTGCTCCGGGAAGCACTTCACAGAGCTGGGGCTGGTGGGTCTGCTAGAGCAGGCGGCCGCCTACTTCACCATG GGCGGGCTCTACGAGGCAGTGAACGAGGTCTACAAGACCCTTATCCCCATCCTGGAAGCCCACCGAGACTACAAGAAGCTGGCTGCCGTGCATGGCAAACTGCAGGAGGCCTTCACCAAGATCATGCACCAG AGCTCTGGCTGGGAG CGCGTGTTCGGGACGTACTTCCGCGTGGGCTTCTATGGTGCCCGCTTCGGCGACCTGGATGAGCAGGAGTTTGTGTATAAGGAGCCATCCATCACCAAGCTGGCTGAGATCTCGCACCGGCTGGAG GAGTTCTACACAGAGAGGTTTGGGGAGGACGTGGTCGAGATTGTCAAAGATTCGAACCCCGTGGACAAGACCAAGCTTGACCCACAGAAG GCCTACATCCAGATCACTTACGTGGAACCGCACTTCGACACCTACGAGCTCAAGGACCGGGTGACCTACTTCGACCGCAACTACGGGCTGCGCACCTTCCTGTTCTGCACGCCCTTCACACCCGACGGCCGTGCACATGGGGAGCTGCCGGAACAGCACAAACGCAAGACCCTGCTCAGCACGGACCACGCCTTCCCCTACATCAAGACGCGAATCCGCGTGTGccaccgggaggag ACGGTGCTGACACCGGTGGAGGTGGCCATCGAGGACATGCAGAAGAAGACACGGGAGCTGGCTTTTGCCACCGAGCAGGACCCGCCCGATGCCAAGATGCTACAGATGGTGCTACAGGGCTCTGTGGGGCCCACGGTGAACCAG GGTCCCCTGGAGGTGGCCCAGGTATTTTTGGCAGAGATCCCAGAAGACCCCAAACTCTTCAGGCATCACAACAAGCTGCGGCTCTGTTTCAAGGACTTCTGCAAGAA GTGCGAGGATGCCCTGCGGAAGAACAAGGCCCTGATAGGACCCGACCAGAAGGAGTACCACCGGGAGCTAGAGCGGAATTATTCCCGCCTGCGGGAGGCTCTGCAGCCGCTGCTCACCCAGCGCCTGCCCCAGCTGCTGGCGCCCACCACTGCGGGCCTCAG GAACTCCTTGAACAGAGCAAGTTTCCGGAAGACCGACCTCTGA